In Sesamum indicum cultivar Zhongzhi No. 13 linkage group LG1, S_indicum_v1.0, whole genome shotgun sequence, the sequence CATGAACAAAAAACCCTACCTGAAGAGGTTGTTCCTCCTGCATCATTTGCTTATCAGAAACAAGATCCCATTGGCTGGGAGCAGCTAAACCAGTGTCAGATTCCTTGATACCTAACATATAGAGAAATTCAACAAAGTCTTCCCATAAAGTAGAAAGCAACAAAAGCCATGCCACTTGTGCTAGACACAAAGGACCATGGAATTATACGGCCACATCTATTGAGATTGATCAATAACATTCACCGGATGCCAATAAGCACTCTGTCCCGatattaattatgagaaattctcttaAAAAGCCAACGATCAGAATAACAGACACTGATAGGTCCAAGAAACAAACCACATAGATCATTAATCTTCTTCGCCATCTCCTTGATTTCCTTCTCAACTTTCTTTATGCTTGTAGAATAAGGTCCCAAGCCCTGGACATATCATTTCATGAAGATTAATAGAAGAGACAGTTTACAACATTCCATTGATGGCCAAGTATAAAACATGAATGAATTATCATTGCTAACGCTTATACTAATAAATTGGATATGAAAACATTGCAGATGTCCTATTATCCAAAACTTTTTTCTCAGTTGCATTACATGAAATTCAATGCAAAGAAACTACTTCAAGCACAGACAATagtttcaaacaaaaataagcaggaaaataaacaaaaaaaggaattttatGCAAATGAATAGTCtgccaaaattataagttattcaAATTGAAAGAAAGATATTAATCAGAATTCTCGACCTAGTATTTTTATGCCAGATCCATACGAGCAAAATCGCTGCTAGAATTCTCAATCCATAAAGGAATCACTTAATTTGACATCTTCATTGAGTAAACtaagaaaaagattaaaaaaatgaaaaacagaaACTTTTTAGTAAAAGAATTATCTTCACCGAGTCCCACTTACAATAACCTAAAGCCCCATCTCCACCCTTCCCTTTCCGCAAAGACTATAAACGAATATATTTCCTACTCTTCAAATCCTAGATCCTAATTATCACCCAACAAAGTGGTAGCCCCAAGAAACCCATTTCAACCATCAGTTCAACAACACATAGGCTTACAAATTTCAAATCCTCGTCTACAAAAATAGCCgaaaattagggttttaaacaagaagggaaaaaaacagTACATATGTCTTAAGGAGGGCAATATCATCTTCATCGAGTGGCCTTGGGTTCTTCTCGTCCTTGATCTCATCCTCAGGTTCTGGTGCCATTTTCGAATTACCCGATCAGAATTTTTGACAATTTCTTTTTGGGAGAACGTTTTCTTGAACAAGAAGTAGAGAAATTATACTGATAATACAAAAGAGGAAAATGGGGAGGACAGTAAATGGTAGGCGGTCACGTGCAGAGCACGTTGTATTGGGCTTACGGTGAACACAACTGCAGTGTAGATGAAGGAATATATAGTCGgcccaataaaattatgggTCTTAATCTTTGAAGCCCATTACAAAAATCCAACCCAAAGTTGAATCTAACATCGAGCTCCTAACTCATAGCTCCTAGCAGCTAAACATCTAACTCAGAACAACTAGTTCAATAGGTATAGGGCAGTAGCAGCCTTACTCCATTCCCTCCTTGCAGTCAGGAATGGCCGGCCGCGAACTCTTGACTTCGATAGATGTCAGCTTCGAGCTTCTTCTTCGAATCAGCTCTCGCCTCCTCGATGAGCAACTCGAAAGTAGTCCAGTTCAAGACTACTTGGTCGACTCTTCTGCGGATAATATTTGAGTGacaattacattttctttctttgaaatttaagtgtaaatttttttatagtttgagaAAATGCATTTACATTTGTTGTCGTTTGTTTTTATGTAACAAATAGATTCAcctattgataaaaaattattaaatttattgatattagtaaaaaaattgaataaaaatttatatttatccccattaacttattattattcacttattgcaaatcaatcaaaatattcttttaatgaTGACAATATACCTTCTTACACGCACTAACGTAAAGATATATAGAAGTGTTTTGGTTAGAACAAATTTAGTTGACctacaacaataataaatttatcgaaagtcaatatatattttcattcatcttTTGCTAATACAAGTGAAACtcaatggattttgattttgtaaggTTTGGAAAAATGAGTTTCGAATTTTGAAAGATTCAAAAAATGTGTATTAATACATGTTATGATGTAATTAGAAGTTTTTGACATTATCTGTTTTGAGGAGAGTGGGTTTGAACTGGTTTCAAATCAATCCAAACCTGAAATGTAATCAAACATTGAATTTATGTTTCCGAGACAATCAAAACTCAGTTTGTGAATCTTATTCCTCAAGTCCCTTGAGGTGCTCCAGATAAGTCCAACCTCTGTTCATCTCCACAGGTTACAAACATCAGCAGCTACATATCAATTGCTGCCTGGTCCAGGTGCAAACAATTATGAATTAGTATAGATGTTCTTCATAGGTCAaatctcattatttaatagcCAACTGAGTTCAAAAGTGTTGCAAGTCATCTGTAATGAGAACAGGTTAGAGCACGCGAAATTCGCAAGAAATGCCACGAAGCCAAAATTGGGAGGGAAGTATAcaagaacaacacaaatagaatcacatcatcattagaacaagaatcaagaaatcaGCCAATATTCCTTCTCCAGGTACACCGCATGTCAGAAAAAATCTAAGACAGTGTACCACCAGTGTTAGCTTGTTCGGCTATTGTCCCCGTGTAAATGATGGAAGTAATGAAAGAATTGAGTAGTTTAATTAGGCTAGGCAACTCATCTTTGAGCAACTGCTCATTCCAGTTGCAAGAAAGCAGCAGGATGTTCTTCAATGGTATAAGGATATATGATGTCCAAATTTACTCGTCTTCTGCAATAAAATTTGGCAATTCGCCCTCGCACAAGTACTCATCACATTTTGATGCTGATCCCCAGTCTTTCCTCAGCCGCAAAATATCCTCAGTGAAGGTGGATCCAGAAGATCCAATAAACACAGTGGACAAAGCACAAATAGTTTTATCCAGCATAGCTTCCACCTTCgtgatgaaattgaaattccAGCGTTAGATAAACTTTATGATGCTGAAATACATGAACTCCAAGAATTCACAAACAAGGTTAACAGACATCAGTAATCAAACAAGCTCCACTTGTACATAAAAGGGCCTCCACTCTCATTAGGATGTCATAATAAGAGCCTCAACTGGATATAAGAGATCTATAGAGAAGTCAAGATAAGAGCTGAGTCCATTGATTTCTTATCATGCAAAATATGTTCTCCAAGCTGTGATATGAATAACAGAATTCTTTAGGAAAAATCAGAATCAACACTCATGCAACACacaaataatgcaattaaaaaaccAACACTAAATATCACCTGAGAATCACCTTCAAGCCCATGCCTGTATAGTAAAGCGTCCCACTTTTCAGCTGAATTAACAGCAGGTCTTTGAACAAGAGGTATGGTCTTCCCATTCCAGATGACAAGTGACTGCAGTAAGCCAGTTTCACTGTCCGCAGCATCTGTAGAAAGATATATCACTGGACTATTAGCCCTTTCAACCACTCGATTGATGCAATCTGCAGCTTGAGGAACAGGGTAAAAACAACTTGGTTGCTTGGCATTGCTGAAACCCATTGAACAAATTCTGTTGGACTCTACAttgaataacataaaaatgtaAGAAGGCCTAAGGAATGGAAAAATACCAGAACTTCAAGAAACCATGGCGCCGGAAGTGGAGAGCTATAAAGTCCTTCCCCAAGAATGTCTGAATAAAACGTTGAGCTGTGAGCAAAATAAGCCGACTCGGCTCAATCAAAGTCTTACATTTGTGGGCAATAGGACCACCTGACTGCATCACCCGCTGTCTGTCGACATCAGCAAAGAACACATCTCCAATTGCAATAATATCATCATCAGATGAAAAATTTGCCAAAATATCCTGGACTGTCCTTTGCTTTGGCTGCTTAACATCTTCCTCCCAGACAGCCTCAATCTTGCTCAAAGCGAGACCTAAACCTTTCAACTTCTTTACATGGTCATCATCCACAAAACACGGCTGCGGCAATGAGAAATAACACATGAACTTATCAACATGCAGATGGTTCTTCTTACTCTCTGCAAACTCCTCAAATGTCACCACAACTTTCCTTCCCAAACACTTATTGATATGCTCTATATCCAAGACATTTCGAAACTCATAATCAACTTTTGCACTCGGGATCACCAAAACCCGATCAAGCAGAGCAGCAAAAAACATATGCTTCTCCAAACAGATCAAGTGATTAGACATTTGTCCAGAAACACAAATGGCAAACAAATACTTGTCCGATCTTGGCTTCCACTCAATAGTTCTCCTCTCAGATAACCTCTGGTCCACCTTCCCACACCTATTCCAGCCCAAAAAATTCGCATCCGTGTAATTCTCATACAAATCCACTTTATCCCCATTTTCCTGCGAT encodes:
- the LOC105162777 gene encoding uncharacterized protein LOC105162777 isoform X2; translated protein: MDPEASDEKDDRQHLISQSGRPNDVLNSPNSRRPSTFQIDDGLKSPFSGVCRRFKSRCLVAICLLVPILVLCFTIDFKNMLPIRFPRIEVLTNSSIPVNRMRGSELQALYLLKQQEFELFKMWNYTALVNKSELNLVNSSTSLNMSSANHDAAASPSSSLLEDLKSRIFSQISLNKRIQGVLLSSQENGDKVDLYENYTDANFLGWNRCGKVDQRLSERRTIEWKPRSDKYLFAICVSGQMSNHLICLEKHMFFAALLDRVLVIPSAKVDYEFRNVLDIEHINKCLGRKVVVTFEEFAESKKNHLHVDKFMCYFSLPQPCFVDDDHVKKLKGLGLALSKIEAVWEEDVKQPKQRTVQDILANFSSDDDIIAIGDVFFADVDRQRVMQSGGPIAHKCKTLIEPSRLILLTAQRFIQTFLGKDFIALHFRRHGFLKFCNAKQPSCFYPVPQAADCINRVVERANSPVIYLSTDAADSETGLLQSLVIWNGKTIPLVQRPAVNSAEKWDALLYRHGLEGGSYAG
- the LOC105162777 gene encoding uncharacterized protein LOC105162777 isoform X1, with product MDPEASDEKDDRQHLISQSGRPNDVLNSPNSRRPSTFQIDDGLKSPFSGVCRRFKSRCLVAICLLVPILVLCFTIDFKNMLPIRFPRIEVLTNSSIPVNRMRGSELQALYLLKQQEFELFKMWNYTALVNKSELNLVNSSTSLNMSSANHDAAASPSSSLLEDLKSRIFSQISLNKRIQGVLLSSQENGDKVDLYENYTDANFLGWNRCGKVDQRLSERRTIEWKPRSDKYLFAICVSGQMSNHLICLEKHMFFAALLDRVLVIPSAKVDYEFRNVLDIEHINKCLGRKVVVTFEEFAESKKNHLHVDKFMCYFSLPQPCFVDDDHVKKLKGLGLALSKIEAVWEEDVKQPKQRTVQDILANFSSDDDIIAIGDVFFADVDRQRVMQSGGPIAHKCKTLIEPSRLILLTAQRFIQTFLGKDFIALHFRRHGFLKFCNAKQPSCFYPVPQAADCINRVVERANSPVIYLSTDAADSETGLLQSLVIWNGKTIPLVQRPAVNSAEKWDALLYRHGLEGDSQVEAMLDKTICALSTVFIGSSGSTFTEDILRLRKDWGSASKCDEYLCEGELPNFIAEDE